A single region of the Sorghum bicolor cultivar BTx623 chromosome 7, Sorghum_bicolor_NCBIv3, whole genome shotgun sequence genome encodes:
- the LOC8083540 gene encoding ethylene-responsive transcription factor ERF109: protein MTNRAFSAMAASHQSSYMIRFDGAHSDDPSPSSAGAEPPGPAQPQPQPQPPFAGRRMISPEQEHQVIVAALLHVVSGYTTPPPEVFPPPPPPTAACCQLCGMERCLGCEFFAAAGEGCLLPATTALDGAGKAVAAATSAAPGQRRRRKKKNKYRGVRQRPWGKWAAEIRDPRRAVRKWLGTFDTAEEAARAYDQAAIEFRGPRAKLNFPFPEQLATGTGHDEASAAATTKSSDNTLSLSPSLCSDERERERGQPEWLPSAGLGGQETGEQLWEGLQDLMKLDEGELWFPPTSSAWN, encoded by the coding sequence ATGACCAACCGCGCCTTCTCCGCCATGGCAGCGAGCCACCAATCATCCTACATGATCCGATTCGACGGCGCCCACTCCGACGACCCGTCGCCGAGCTCCGCCGGCGCCGAGCCGCCGGGCCCcgcgcagccgcagccgcagccgcagccacCGTTCGCGGGGCGGAGGATGATCTCCCCCGAGCAGGAGCACCAAGTCATTGTCGCCGCCCTGCTCCACGTCGTCTCCGGGTACaccacgccgccgccggaggTCTTCCCGCCTCCACCGCCGCCGACAGCGGCGTGCTGCCAGCTGTGCGGGATGGAGCGGTGCCTCGGCTGCGAGTTCTTCGCCGCCGCCGGGGAGGGCTGCTTATTACCAGCGACGACCGCATTGGACGGCGCGGGGAAGGCAGTGGCCGCGGCGACAAGCGCGGCGCCGGGGCAGAGGAggcggaggaagaagaagaacaagtacCGCGGCGTGCGGCAGCGGCCGTGGGGGAAGTGGGCGGCGGAGATCCGCGACCCGCGCCGCGCCGTGCGCAAGTGGCTGGGCACGTTCGACAccgccgaggaggccgccagggcgTACGACCAGGCCGCCATCGAGTTCCGCGGCCCGCGCGCCAAGCTCAACTTCCCGTTCCCCGAGCAGCTGGCGACGGGCACGGGCCACGACGAGGCCAGCGCGGCCGCCACCACCAAGTCGTCGGACAACACGCTGTCGCTGTCGCCGTCGCTCTGCAGCGACgagcgggagcgggagcgggGGCAGCCGGAGTGGCTGCCGAGCGCCGGGCTCGGAGGGCAGGAAACAGGGGAGCAGCTCTGGGAAGGCCTGCAGGACTTGATGAAGCTGGACGAAGGCGAGCTCTGGTTCCCGCCAACCTCGAGCGCTTGGAATTGA
- the LOC110437129 gene encoding probable carboxylesterase 13, whose amino-acid sequence MAGSFCFLSALVLLVNMAAALLTPPALPPGLASVGASADDGEVDFFFFPFLVLYKSGLVQRFIGTDTVPASTDAATGVTSRDVVVNAATGLAVRLYLPPSLATNRTGTDTDDSGGRLPLLVFYHGGAFVTESAFSPTYHRYLNALVSRARVLAVSVEYHLAPEHRLPTAYDDAWAALRWALANTRRAGTGTDPWLSRHADPARLFLAGDSAGGNIAHYVALRAGRDGLDCDDGAAAVRGLVLLDPYFWGKRPVPSETSDEDIRRWHERTWSFLCGGRYGIDDPVINPVPMPPEEWRRLPCTRVLVTVAGLDMLSARGRAYVHALRASGWQGEAELYETPGEYHVYFLNKPDSDEAAKEMEVVVNFINGDQVSTRG is encoded by the coding sequence ATGGCGGGGAGCTTCTGCTTCTTGTCCGCCCTGGTGCTTCTGGTAAACATGGCAGCTGCGTTGCTTACCCCACCCGCTCTTCCTCCCGGGCTGGCCTCCGTGGGCGCCAGCGCCGACGACGGGGAAGtcgacttcttcttcttcccgttcCTAGTCCTCTACAAGAGCGGCCTCGTGCAGCGATTCATCGGCACGGACACCGTGCCAGCCTCCACGGACGCGGCCACCGGCGTCACCTCCAGGGACGTCGTCGTCAACGCTGCCACGGGCCTCGCCGTGCGCCTCTACCTGCCTCCTAGCCTCGCCACCAACCGCACAGGCACGGACACCGACGACAGCGGTGGAAGGCTGCCGCTCCTCGTGTTCTACCACGGCGGCGCGTTCGTCACAGAGTCGGCCTTCTCGCCGACGTACCACCGGTACCTGAACGCGCTGGTGTCCAGGGCACGGGTGCTCGCCGTGTCCGTTGAGTACCACCTCGCGCCCGAGCACCGCCTCCCGACGGCGTACGACGACGCGTGGGCGGCACTCCGGTGGGCGCTCGCCAACACGCGGCGGGCCGGGACCGGGACGGACCCCTGGCTGTCGCGCCACGCCGACCCGGCGCGGCTGTTCCTGGCCGGCGACAGTGCCGGCGGCAACATCGCGCACTACGTGGCGCTGCGCGCGGGGCGGGATGGCCTTGACTGCGACGACGGCGCTGCCGCCGTCCGGGGCCTCGTGCTGCTCGACCCCTACTTCTGGGGGAAGCGCCCCGTGCCGTCGGAGACGAGCGACGAGGACATTCGGCGGTGGCACGAGCGCACGTGGAGCTTCTTGTGCGGCGGCCGCTACGGGATCGACGACCCGGTGATCAACCCGGTGCCCATGCCACCGGAGGAGTGGCGCCGGCTCCCCTGCACGCGCGTGCTGGTCACCGTGGCGGGGCTGGACATGCTCAGCGCCAGGGGCCGTGCGTACGTCCACGCGCTCAGGGCCAGCGGGTGGCAAGGCGAGGCGGAGCTGTACGAGACCCCCGGCGAGTATCACGTCTACTTCCTGAACAAGCCCGACAGCGATGAGGCGGCGAAGGAGATGGAGGTTGTGGTGAACTTCATCAATGGCGATCAAGTGAGCACCAGAGGATAG
- the LOC8083541 gene encoding neural Wiskott-Aldrich syndrome protein → MYNDDAEQPRPQLMAPPRMSFSSDFALEPPPPPPTRPPPTGGADVDFEFSAPAGSSRSRPMMDADQLFSKGRILPLREAAPRPPTTTLRDELLLRAPDAADRGGGARRGPAARWKELLGLKRPHKKGGAAASAADAHVDLGEHGGAEVGE, encoded by the coding sequence ATGTACAACGACGACGCGGAGCAGCCGCGGCCGCAgctcatggcgccgccgcggatgTCCTTCTCCAGCGACTTCGCGCTGGagccgcccccgccgccgccgacgaggccGCCACCAACGGGCGGCGCGGACGTGGACTTCGAGTTCTCGGCGCCGGCGGGCAGCAGCCGGAGCCGGCCGATGATGGACGCGGACCAGCTCTTCTCCAAGGGCCGCATCCTGCCGCTGCGGGAGGCGGCGCCGCGGCCCCCGACGACGACCCTGCGCGACGAGCTGCTGCTGCGCGCGCCGGACGCCGCCGATCGCGGCGGCGGTGCCCGCCGCGGGCCTGCTGCACGGTGGAAGGAGCTGCTGGGGCTGAAGAGGCCGCACAAGAAGGggggcgccgccgcgtccgccgctgaCGCTCACGTG